Below is a window of Bacteroidales bacterium DNA.
ATATTGCTGCTGCCGGTGATATTTCACCAACCATTGTTGCCAGCGGTATCAAAGTGGCGCTGCTTACTACCTTGTTTGGTCTTATCGTTGCCGTTATCCTGCAAATCTTCTACAACTACATCCTTTCTAAAATCGACGGTCTTGTAAACAACATGGAAGACAGCACCATCTCTTTCATCGACATCCTTACCAAACACAAAAACTTAAATAGATAATAGAAAGGCGAAACCATGAAAGATAAAACATCAACAATTCTGAGAATTTTTCTCACGGCGTTGTTAGTAGTTTCTGCCGCCTTGTTTATTATCTTCTTTATCAAAGGCGAAGATTTTACCAACACCATGCTATGGTGGGCATACATTCTGCTCATCTTTACCATTGCCATTACGTTCATTTTTCCGATTATTAATATGATTTCCAATCCAAAGCAAGCAATCACTGTCCTTGTCGGATTGGTTGGATTTGTCGTATTGTTCGGAATTGCTTATTATGTTTTTGCCGATTCCAACGTGGATAGCAAAGTGTATGAGCAGTTCCACATCACTCCGGCTATTTCCAAAATAATTGGTGGAATATTATGGATGACTTACATCCTGGGCGGATTGACAGTATTATCGATTGTTTATGCTGGAATTTCCAGTTTATTAAAATAGAAAGAAAATTGCTTTATGGCAAGACCCGCAGCACAAGAAATCAACGCCGGATCGATGGCTGACATCGCTTTCCTGTTGCTGATATTCTTCCTGGTTACCACCACCATGGATGTGGATACCGGGATCAGCAGAAAGCTACCCCCGCCGCTCGACCCGACCGTTAAACCTCCGGACATCAAACAACGGAACATTTTTACCGTTTTGGTAAACAGCCGCGACAGGTTGGCGGTAGATGGCGAGCCCATCAACATCAGCGATCTGCGTCAGCGTACCAAAATCTTTATGTCGAACCCACAAAACCTCGAAAACCTGCCGGAGATGAATGTTCGCAACATTCCTCCGCTTGGTAATGTGAGGGTTTCTAAAGGTGTGATCTCTCTTAAAAACGACAGAGGGACATCCTACAAAATGTATATCGCTGTACAGAATGAGCTGGCAGCAGCTATTAATGAGCTTCGTAATGAGCTATCCATGGAGAGATTTGGTCGAAAATATGATCAACTCGTTTCTGAAGATCAGGTCAAAGCCATTCAAAAGGCCATTCCTGTAGCTATTTCAGAAGCTGAACCACAAGATGTAGGAGACAAATAATATGGCAAGATTTAAAAGTTCAAAAAAACAAGGTGCTCAGAACATTAACACCGCGTCGCTTCCCGACATCATCTTTATGTTGCTGTTCTTCTTTATGGTAACTACGGTAATGCGCGAGGTAACGCTCATCGTTAAGGTTCTTCCCCCTGAGGCTACCGAAGTAGAAAAGCTCGAACGCAAATCGCTGGTGAGTTACATTTACATTGGTGAACCCAAAAGAGTAGTTTTTGGTACCAAACCACGTATTCAGCTCAACGACGCTTTTGGACGCATCGAGGATATCCCTGCCTTTGTTACCGCTGAACGGCAGAAACGCGATGAAGCTGAACGCCGTTTCATCACTACTTCACTCAAAGTGGATCAAAACATCCGCATGGGTATTGTCACCGATGTAAAGCAGGAATTGCGTAAAGCTGGTGCTTTTAAAATTAACTACTCAACTCGTAAAGTGAGAAGCATTGATTTCGGAAGACTGAATTAAAGCTTCATTTTTCATAATTTTTTGTCTTAATAAAAAAGAGCGTCAACAAGGCGCTCTTTTTTTTATGATCAGAATTGGTGTCGTCATATGAAACCTTTAGCCTGTTCCACTATTAAAAGCCGCATAGAAGCGACATTATGGTAGCGATAGGATAATAAAAAACCCCGGCTATCCGGGGTGGGGAATTTATGTTGAAGCGGTTAAATGCAGAAGATGGTTTTTTAAAAGAAGCCATCAATCTGAATCAGAGCAACTATGTTATGAGCAGGCTGTCCAGTTGCAGCTGTTGCAGGTTTTGCAGCCTTCCTTGTATTCGAGGGTTCCTTCCATTCCGCAGTCGGGGCAGGCTTCTTTCTTCACAATGGTGCCATCGGGAATGTACTTTTTGAGTGAACGCACGATGCCTTTTTTCCAGGAGTTGATGGCGTCGTTGTCGAGCACAAGTTTTTCGACGATATCTACAACGTAAGGCAGGGGCATGCCATGGCGCAGGATGCCCGAGATGAGTTTGGCGTAGTTCCAGTATTCTTTGTTGAACTGGCGCGAAAGGCCTTCCATAGTAATTTTATAGCCATCGCTGTCGAGGAAATGGAAGTCGTAACGCGACTGATTGTTTTCTTTGTTTTTTAACACCCATCCTTTGGCGACCCATTCGGGTACAAAGAATCCTCTGGCTTTGCCCGTAAATATTTCGTAAGGTCGGTTGTCGAGCAGTCCTACTACAGCCACCCAGCGCTCTTCGTCGTTGTTGAACCACATTACATCGGCTTTGAGCTTGCGCGGACGTTGCGGAGCTTGTGTTTCTTTGAAAGTAGTTTCGTCTTTTTTCTTGTTGGAAATCAATACACCGCTGCGCGAGCCATCGCGGTAGATGGTCATACCTTTACAGCCACTTTCCCATGCAGCCATGTAAACATTGCTTACAAGCTCCTCAGTAGCATCAGCAGGCAGATTCACTGTAACGCTGATGGAGTGATCGACCCATTTTTGCACGGCGCCCTGCATTTTCACCTTTTCCAACCAATCGATGTCGTTGGAGGTAGCTTTGTAATAAGGTGATTTTTTTACCAATTTTTCTATTTCCGCTTCGCTGTATGTGCGCACCTGAGCAGGGTCGTAGCCCTTTTGACTTAGCCACACTTCAAACTTGG
It encodes the following:
- a CDS encoding biopolymer transporter ExbD translates to MARPAAQEINAGSMADIAFLLLIFFLVTTTMDVDTGISRKLPPPLDPTVKPPDIKQRNIFTVLVNSRDRLAVDGEPINISDLRQRTKIFMSNPQNLENLPEMNVRNIPPLGNVRVSKGVISLKNDRGTSYKMYIAVQNELAAAINELRNELSMERFGRKYDQLVSEDQVKAIQKAIPVAISEAEPQDVGDK
- a CDS encoding biopolymer transporter ExbD, which codes for MARFKSSKKQGAQNINTASLPDIIFMLLFFFMVTTVMREVTLIVKVLPPEATEVEKLERKSLVSYIYIGEPKRVVFGTKPRIQLNDAFGRIEDIPAFVTAERQKRDEAERRFITTSLKVDQNIRMGIVTDVKQELRKAGAFKINYSTRKVRSIDFGRLN